Proteins from a genomic interval of Sphingobacterium lactis:
- a CDS encoding Fur family transcriptional regulator has translation MKADASTEITGEKLEEFQHILKANQLKVTQPRLRVLDTISTKTSAISQPELEKILGSEIDRVTLYRILANFEEKGILHKVFDLNGTATYAFCSTKCSADHHHDQHVHFICSVCNSVFCLDEIALPKVKLPNNFSLHSIAINAVGLCDSCNEKQA, from the coding sequence ATGAAAGCGGACGCGAGCACAGAAATTACGGGAGAAAAATTGGAGGAATTCCAACATATTTTAAAGGCCAATCAACTCAAGGTAACCCAGCCTAGGCTTCGCGTTTTGGATACCATCTCCACCAAGACATCTGCTATTTCTCAACCCGAATTGGAGAAGATTTTAGGCAGTGAAATTGACCGCGTAACGCTTTATAGAATTTTAGCAAATTTCGAAGAAAAAGGTATTCTTCATAAAGTTTTTGACTTGAACGGAACGGCCACTTATGCCTTCTGTTCGACCAAGTGTTCAGCCGATCACCATCATGATCAACACGTGCATTTCATCTGCTCAGTTTGTAATTCGGTATTCTGTCTCGACGAAATCGCACTACCAAAGGTGAAGCTCCCGAACAATTTTTCACTACATTCCATCGCGATAAATGCGGTTGGACTGTGTGACTCCTGCAACGAAAAACAAGCGTAA
- the fsa gene encoding fructose-6-phosphate aldolase, whose product MKFFIDTANLAQIKEAQDLGVLDGVTTNPSLMAKEGISGEENVINHYKAICDIVEGDVSAEVISTDYEGMIKEGEALAALDSKIVVKVPMIKDGIKAIKYFSKKGIKTNCTLVFSAGQALLAAKAGATYVSPFIGRLDDISVDGLGLIEEIREIYDNYGFETEILAASVRHSAHILGCAKIGADVMTGPLSAILALLKHPLTDSGLAQFLADHAKAAGK is encoded by the coding sequence ATGAAATTTTTTATTGATACCGCAAACCTAGCACAAATCAAAGAAGCACAAGACCTTGGTGTTTTGGATGGAGTAACGACCAACCCTAGTTTAATGGCCAAAGAAGGCATTTCTGGTGAAGAAAACGTGATCAATCACTACAAGGCTATCTGTGATATCGTTGAAGGAGATGTTAGTGCGGAGGTAATTTCCACGGATTATGAAGGGATGATCAAGGAAGGTGAAGCACTTGCTGCCTTGGATAGCAAGATCGTTGTGAAGGTCCCAATGATCAAGGACGGTATTAAAGCGATCAAATATTTCAGCAAAAAAGGTATCAAAACCAACTGTACATTGGTATTTTCAGCGGGTCAGGCTTTGTTGGCAGCTAAGGCTGGCGCAACGTATGTATCCCCTTTTATCGGTCGTTTGGATGATATTTCTGTGGATGGTTTGGGCTTGATCGAAGAAATCCGTGAAATCTATGACAACTATGGTTTTGAAACGGAAATCTTGGCTGCTTCCGTACGTCACAGCGCACATATTTTAGGTTGTGCGAAGATCGGAGCAGACGTGATGACTGGTCCTCTTTCGGCAATTTTAGCGTTGTTGAAGCACCCGCTTACGGATAGTGGATTGGCTCAATTCTTAGCTGACCACGCAAAAGCTGCAGGTAAATAA
- the rnr gene encoding ribonuclease R, protein MRSKKENPYKEVMTQLIVDIFEKSGNTPLNYKQVAAKLNIKENDAKNALADLLADVTKEGKFIQPERGKFQLKQLHVYVTGKVDMTADGSAYIVPDDETEGDIFVAPRKLRQALHNDIVKVHVYERKKGRKREGEVVEILQRAKTDFTGTIDISKSYAFFQPDDRKMLHDIFIPLDNLNGAKNGEKVVVSILEWPKNAKNPIGRVKNILGKKGENNTEMNAILADFGFPLEFPAKVEEEANAIPDTISPEEIAKRQDFRQTTTFTIDPADAKDFDDAISFKKLENGNYEVGVHIADVSHYVIPDSILDKEAFERGTSVYLVDRVIPMLPERLSNNLCSLRPNEDKLCFSAVFELDEKANVMDQWFGRTVIHSDRRFSYEEAQEVIEGKADDLSEEILKLNELALILRERKFKAGAISFETDEVKFHLDENGKPTGVYTKVRKEAHKLIEDFMLLANRKVAEYIGKMGKGKNKLPFVYRFHDVPNPETLTSFSQFASRFGHRLSIKSDKETAKSLNSLMTKIEGTKEQNLLTSLAIRSMAKAIYTTKGTSHYGLAFDYYTHFTSPIRRYPDVMVHRLLQYYLDGGRKVNAEHYEKMSEHSSQMEKKAAEAERASVKYKQAEFLQDQIGTEYTGIVSGVTEWGMYVEIEENKCEGMVRLRDITDDFYTLDEKNYAIIGQRKKKVYQLGDEVQIKVKKVDLEKRQIDFTLLS, encoded by the coding sequence ATGAGATCAAAAAAAGAGAATCCCTACAAGGAAGTAATGACCCAACTGATTGTAGACATTTTTGAAAAATCAGGAAACACCCCCCTCAATTATAAGCAAGTTGCCGCTAAGCTAAACATAAAGGAAAATGATGCTAAAAATGCTTTAGCAGATTTACTCGCGGATGTCACGAAAGAAGGAAAATTCATTCAGCCTGAACGAGGCAAATTCCAACTCAAACAGCTACATGTTTATGTGACCGGTAAGGTCGATATGACAGCCGATGGTTCGGCTTACATTGTACCGGATGACGAAACCGAAGGAGACATCTTCGTGGCTCCCCGCAAACTCCGCCAAGCGCTGCACAACGACATCGTCAAGGTGCATGTGTACGAACGCAAAAAAGGACGCAAGCGCGAGGGTGAGGTGGTCGAAATTCTGCAGCGTGCGAAGACCGATTTCACCGGTACGATAGACATTTCCAAATCCTACGCTTTTTTCCAACCGGACGACAGAAAGATGTTGCACGATATATTCATTCCACTGGACAACCTGAACGGCGCGAAGAATGGAGAAAAAGTTGTTGTCTCGATTTTGGAGTGGCCGAAAAATGCAAAGAACCCGATCGGTCGGGTGAAGAATATCTTGGGCAAGAAAGGCGAGAACAATACGGAAATGAACGCCATCCTGGCGGACTTCGGATTTCCGTTGGAGTTCCCAGCAAAAGTGGAAGAGGAAGCAAACGCAATCCCCGATACCATTTCGCCGGAAGAGATTGCCAAAAGACAGGATTTCCGCCAGACGACAACCTTTACCATTGACCCTGCCGACGCAAAGGATTTTGATGACGCCATTTCTTTCAAGAAATTGGAGAATGGAAATTACGAGGTGGGCGTGCATATTGCCGACGTCTCCCATTATGTCATCCCGGATTCCATCCTGGACAAAGAAGCTTTCGAACGCGGAACATCCGTCTACCTGGTGGACAGAGTAATCCCAATGCTTCCTGAGCGACTTTCCAACAACCTGTGTTCCCTTCGTCCAAACGAGGACAAACTGTGCTTCTCTGCGGTATTCGAGCTCGACGAGAAAGCCAATGTCATGGACCAATGGTTTGGCAGGACGGTTATTCATTCAGATCGCAGATTCTCCTACGAAGAAGCGCAGGAAGTAATTGAAGGCAAGGCAGACGATCTTTCCGAGGAAATCTTGAAGCTGAACGAGCTCGCGCTTATCCTTCGCGAACGGAAGTTTAAGGCCGGAGCCATCAGTTTTGAAACGGATGAGGTGAAGTTCCACTTGGATGAGAACGGCAAGCCTACTGGAGTGTATACCAAGGTCCGCAAGGAAGCACACAAGCTGATCGAGGATTTCATGCTGCTGGCCAACCGGAAGGTTGCGGAATACATCGGCAAGATGGGCAAGGGCAAGAACAAACTACCGTTCGTTTACCGTTTCCACGACGTACCTAATCCGGAAACCCTGACGAGCTTCTCCCAGTTTGCTTCCCGCTTTGGCCACCGCCTGAGCATCAAATCGGACAAGGAAACTGCAAAATCACTGAATTCCCTGATGACGAAGATCGAGGGCACAAAGGAGCAGAACCTCCTGACGTCCCTAGCGATCCGTTCCATGGCAAAAGCCATCTATACCACAAAGGGTACATCCCACTATGGATTAGCCTTTGACTACTACACGCACTTTACCTCCCCTATCCGCCGATACCCCGACGTGATGGTCCACCGCTTACTCCAGTATTACCTGGATGGCGGAAGAAAGGTCAATGCCGAGCATTACGAGAAAATGTCGGAGCACTCTTCCCAAATGGAAAAGAAAGCTGCGGAGGCAGAAAGAGCATCCGTAAAATACAAACAGGCAGAATTCCTACAAGATCAGATCGGCACAGAATACACAGGAATTGTTTCCGGTGTGACCGAATGGGGAATGTACGTGGAGATCGAAGAGAACAAATGTGAAGGTATGGTTCGCTTGCGCGACATCACGGATGACTTCTACACCCTGGATGAAAAGAATTACGCCATCATCGGGCAGCGCAAAAAGAAAGTCTACCAGTTGGGCGACGAAGTGCAGATCAAGGTTAAGAAAGTAGACCTGGAAAAAAGACAGATCGACTTTACCCTATTGAGTTAA
- the rpsL gene encoding 30S ribosomal protein S12, with protein MPTIQQLVRKGRVALVDKSKSPALDSCPQRRGVCTRVYTTTPKKPNSAMRKVARVRLTNGKEVNAYIPGEGHNLQEHSIVLIRGGRVKDLPGVRYHIIRGALDTSGVAGRNQRRSKYGTKRPKPGQAAAPTKGKK; from the coding sequence ATGCCTACTATTCAACAATTAGTTAGAAAAGGTAGAGTAGCTCTGGTTGACAAGAGTAAATCACCAGCGTTGGATTCATGTCCACAGCGAAGAGGTGTGTGTACGCGTGTATACACTACTACCCCTAAGAAACCAAACTCAGCAATGCGTAAAGTGGCTCGTGTTCGTTTAACGAACGGTAAAGAGGTGAATGCTTACATCCCAGGAGAAGGTCACAACTTACAAGAACACTCTATCGTGTTAATCCGTGGCGGTCGTGTTAAAGACTTACCAGGAGTTCGTTACCACATCATCCGTGGTGCATTAGATACTTCCGGTGTAGCAGGTCGTAACCAACGTCGTTCTAAATACGGAACAAAACGTCCTAAACCAGGACAAGCAGCGGCTCCAACAAAAGGTAAGAAATAA
- the rpsG gene encoding 30S ribosomal protein S7, with the protein MRKAKPKKRIILPDPKFNDVQVTRFVNNMMFDGKKSIAYSIFYDAVELVEQKTQENGLETWKKALNNVMPAVEVKSRRVGGANFQVPMEVRPERKIALGMKWLISYARKRGEKTMFEKLAGEIISASKGEGAAVKKKEDTHKMAEANKAFSHFRF; encoded by the coding sequence ATGAGAAAAGCAAAACCAAAAAAGAGAATCATTTTACCTGATCCAAAGTTTAATGATGTTCAGGTAACTCGTTTCGTAAACAACATGATGTTCGACGGTAAGAAATCTATCGCGTACTCCATTTTTTACGATGCAGTTGAATTAGTAGAGCAAAAGACACAAGAGAACGGTCTTGAGACTTGGAAAAAAGCACTTAACAATGTAATGCCAGCGGTAGAGGTTAAATCTCGTCGTGTAGGTGGTGCAAACTTCCAGGTTCCTATGGAAGTTCGTCCTGAGCGTAAAATCGCTTTAGGTATGAAATGGTTAATTTCTTACGCTCGCAAACGTGGTGAAAAAACCATGTTCGAGAAATTAGCGGGAGAGATCATTTCAGCTTCTAAAGGTGAAGGTGCTGCTGTTAAGAAGAAAGAAGATACGCACAAGATGGCGGAAGCTAACAAAGCGTTCT